In the Cygnus atratus isolate AKBS03 ecotype Queensland, Australia chromosome 10, CAtr_DNAZoo_HiC_assembly, whole genome shotgun sequence genome, GCTTCATCTCTTCTCTCATTCCCCTTGCTAGCTTAAGACTTCTTGACAAACTGAACTAGGAGAcaaagttttcttcttgtgtgtgtggtttttgtttttgtttttgtttttttaatccagacAAGCTCCCCACCTAGCTGCACAATCACTTGTATTAAAAAAGCCCAAAGGCACATCGATTCATTGTAGTTTCTCCTCTGCACTTATGCGCATACACTACCTTCAAAGAAGTATAAGCTGAGAGAATCTCGCAAACAAGCACTACAAATGTTTCTTAGAGGCTGTCATCGCTGCTAACAGAAACAGATCACAAACATGCTGCTGCCAAAGAAATCTTTTCATGCTGGGGGTGGAGGATTTAATGCAGCTCCGATGCCAGCCCttggtttaaataaataaataaataaataaacaaaatcttcCTTGCCTTTGATACCAAAGATCCCATTTTGGACATATTTACAGTTCTCACAAAACTAATCATTAGCTTAACACTAAATTCCAGGGATGACTCTCTTAATAGCAAGAGCCTAAGACTTTTCTTGGTTACATTGAAGAAGtcaattcctttttaaatagcTCCAGTGGTAACAACAAGCTGATTGAACGTTCTCCTTAGTTTGGCAGGCAGCTACATTTTCTTCCTATGGCTGTACTTCTTTCTTCGTGTTTGTTCAATATCCTACTGCTGCCACAGTGAGCCAGGAGAATCACTATGCCTATTTTAAACcttctgggaaagaaaacaatatactTAAAATACAACCAAAATTAGTGCCAAAACAACTTGTCAGAGTTCACTCAACTATgcagcaaggaaagaaagggactgaaaagaagaaaatcagagaaacTGACTGTATCTTCCTTATGTTACACAGCTGTCcaatgaagagaaagaagggtAAGCTGTAAATTGAGTCTTCTGGTAACTACAAGAAAGAATCTCTGGGTCAGGACAGTAGATAAAGAAACTTCACATTTCTCACAGCTTCTCTTTATTCCATGGAACCAGAGAGGCAGTCAGTCACACTACTTGGACAGAAGCCCTACAGGTTCTCCCCCAGCGGAGGTTTCTCCCCACTGAATTATGAAATTAGTCTTCTCAGTCACTTTGCCTGTTTCATTGAAGACCAAACCAAAACTCTTCCACCAGAAATGTGAAGGCTTACTTGCAATTACACTGAATTATCTGGAGTAATGTcctttcagtgaaaattaatttatactCCTGACACTAACAAAAGAATTTTCTAGGAAGTGATTTCAATGACCGGTTTTATTTCATGTGGGAGcaaaagaaagacaggaaattcTGTAGACATCTGTTTTCACATAATGAATAACTTATCTAAACAATACTACCGTTACCTTCCATCTGATCAGTTTCTTTACATGACCATTACCTAGCAAAGTGCTAGGAAACTATACATTACACATTATCACTCTTACTGAATGTTTAGGCTTGCCTTAAAAGTAACACCTGAATCAGAGTTGATTAGAAAACTGTATCAAGTACAGGGTGTCTGAGAGTCAGCTAAAGGATCCGAGCAGAGTAAGGCTGAGTCATTCTAATAAAGGGGAAAGAGTAAAGTATAAAACTATTACAGAAGTAGGGTTTTTCTGTACAAGAAGCATCAGCCTTGGGGAGCAAAGCAGTTAGCAGAGTTAAGAGAGCCATAACCTTAAGAACCATAAGCACTTCCAGTGCAGTAGCTGGACATGTCCTGGCTGGTAAAAACAGCCCTGAGTCATCATGTTATAGCAGATTCTGCAGCACCTCATTGTTGCCTCTCTTGGCACTGGGCAGCCtgcatggtatttttcttttttttcctttcttctctctcctcacAAGAAAGAGAATGTGAAAGAAACTTTCTCACCTTCTCTGACCCCACTGCATCTCTGCATTTCTCAAAGAGCAGGGAAAAGAgcttgcagcagccagcagaacGAAACACACTCCACTTGCAGACAAGACACATGAAAAACCTGCTGGTTCTCTCAGAACTATCTACCAGGATTAAGTATTGCTTTTGTGTTTATGCAACTGTGAAATGAGGCATTAAGATATGAGACATGAAGATGACTACCTCCTTAAAATTGAGGAGCAGTCCCGGTCTTAACATTTTCTAGTGTCCCTGCCCTAAGTTCTCTTTCCACACCCTCACTCCGTTTACACATAACAGAAGTACTTCAGCTTCGATTTTTGCAATTCTGCTGATTGTAGATGTGAAACATTAAGTCACACTTACTTTAAAAGGGGTACCTTTTAAATTGGCAATGCAGAAATACAGTTCAAAGATTTTCAGATTCTTCATTTACAGATCCACCAAACACCAAATCAGTAGACAGTTGTGAATTGTCAAAAGGGAGCTAAGAGCTGGTGcccccttctcttttccttaacTCTTTTTCTGAAGGTTCCTATATGTGGCCTCCCCAGCTCACTATTCCAACTGTATGCCTGCGAAAGCAGCTGGccacatttttcattctcaaaatCTGGTCACTTGAGATTTGGGCAGGcaagaatgaattaaaattctGGCATCCAGAGTCAcatcagagcagggctgggagctgctacTCAAACTCCCCCACGCACAGGGTCATTTTCTAATGCACGACCACATCCTGAGCACCCACCCAGGCATTGTTGGAGCAAACTGGTTACCGATTCctggcacgcagcagcagcagcgagatGTGTGCCCAGAATATTTAAGGGCAGGCGGAGCTGGTGGCGGAGGATGAGGTAATGGCTCTTTCACTGTTCCAGGGACATTCGCACACAGTTACTGCTGCTCATAGTGCAGCCTTTCAAAAGCTAGATTTGTTTTCAACATTTGGTAAAGTTTATCCTCCCTTTTAATGGCAATAAAGGGAATCCTTATGCCCATATTTGAAACCAGTGCTCAGGCTACTATTGGTTGAATTCTTCCAGTTATACGTTTCAGCTGTTCTTTATGGGCAGGACAATGTATGCTAATCAAAGAACCCATCGtggaaaaaaggaggggaaaaaatgggtcctcagggagaaaagacaaaacacgcacagaaaaaaacaaaacacgcatggctttttttttttcttcgggTGTTCTCACTTAGGGctaaatgtttttagaaataatgaaagtCATACTAAgaacattcttctcttcttaCTAACTCCTCAGCATGTTAGAGGACAAGCTACATGGAgtgctttgattttaatttttgttggaACTGTCTGTGGATGAATAATCTGCAGTCCAGATGTTGCAACAACAGTAAAGTCCCTTTCAGCATACACACGAGGATGGCAAATGGCTCCGTTGCAAAATCCTTAAAAAGCCTCCTGCTTCCCCTTTCCTACTCCTACTGAATCTctcaaaaaaatcacagaaaaataaatttgccaaGATATTACAGCACAgttgacaaaagaaaagaatcagttCAAAGGTAAAGAAACCCAACTCAGTTTGATTTGcaccttcttcctcctgctcaaTCTGCACTTACAAAGCCTAAGATCATTAGAAAAGCTTCCAGTAAGCTTTCAACTTAACATTCTAAGGGGTACAGTCTAAAAATACGTTTTCAAACCAGACATCAGAATGGTGAAAGGATGCCACAAGACCTAAAAAATACACTAAGTGTGTTCAGCATCTTAAGCGAAATTCATCAGGCATGTGATCCAtgtaaatgcagaaacaaaaaattaatagacataaatatttaaactaatGGCTAAttgtaaaactttatttttttatttttaataaaactggaCAATTTTTATggatttcaaataaagaaaatgtatgcaATACTTTCTGAATGTAACAGTACTTAGGAATCAATCTCTATCCACATATAAATAATAGATACACCTTTGTTGAACAGTTAAAAGTCCATGGAAAATCTCATTGACAAGCCTGCCTTCTCACAAATAGTACATTTGTATCCTCTCAGATTTCCAACAAGAATTTCTCTACAAATTGTAATTTGCAATTTTGTATTTGGTATAATCCCTCCAGCACTTAGCGAATTCCTCTCGTATCTGCttactaaaataaagaaatacttgaGTTAATGTTCCAAGGAATCTAGACATGCTTAAAAGAGACTGCTTCTGGAATTAATATCCAAATCATATCcctaatgatttttaaattttaaataaaatcatcaccaccatgaaataaataaagccagTAGGTCTTTCAAGGTTTAGAGGTCAAAAGATCACTGCATAATACAAGCAGTAACTCATGACTTTTTAGTTCCATCACTAGCACCTTTGAGAGAATTCTGGAAGAGTGGGAACCTTGATAATAGCCTGTTACGAAGGAAGTTGCAGAAGAATCTTCAAAACAGTAAGCTGTAACGGACTGTGGACACAGGGAGAACAGTCCCCTATCTGTACAGCCAGATAACTGGCAAGGAGCCAGAGTCACTGCCACCAAAATGGTGGCACAAGAGCAGGGAGTCTGGCAATATTCTTCCTACAcatgcacagctctgcacaggaTTGTAATCTGCTACTACTGACAGCAAAGCTGACCTAAGGGTAGGAGGTGTTTCTTCAGACTGCTGAGGTTAAACCATCCTGCCCTATTTAATCTGTTAGAACCATCAGTGCACTGGTAGCAGAATGGAACCTGAATATCCTACCAGATTGGGCTGCAATAACTGGTAAGCCTGGTATTTCCAGACTGCAGTCAAAACAAACACGAGAATAAAATCACagtcctttttactttttttttttttttaaagcagcagtcAAAAGCCCTCTTGAAGCCTTATTTACAAGCAAACTAGTCTCAAAGTCTGGATTTGCATAGACAGGGTTTGGAGCCTGCAAAATAAACCTTTCTAGgtagtgttttccttctgcctaTAAGTGAGGGATGGTTTCCAGCATCATTTCTCCCAGACTACATCCCTTTCAGactgcactgcagaaaatgcCTAATTCAACACAGCTGGCCTCACCAAGCTTCCCTGGGAGCCCTTGAACTCTGGGCACGCACCTGCAATCCTTCCCTGAGGAAGTAAATGAATGGTAACGCACAACCGGACACCCTATTGACAGAGCCAAATCACTACTGCCATTCAAAAATACCAGCACATAAAGAAACTGTTACTTAGTTGCAAGTTATTTGGCAGAAATCATTCTGTTTTAGGGATACTATATATTCTAGTATACTGGATACCaaaaaacatccttaaaaatgtgtatttctttaaTCAACACTAAGGCTGCAACTTGAGTGCCAAGTTTTAGTTTGGAACAAATTCCATGATCAAGTGATAAAACTCCTAGAAAAGTGGCTTTCAATTACCTCAGGTTTTTTCTCTGCTGCCgtgcttctcctttctccaaGGACCTCTGTGCTACTCAAGTTTTGCATAAAATGCTGATTAAAGTGAACTAGACCACCACTTGTGCTCGACTTTTACTCCACCCGTAATTGGCTATTCTAATAAAAGGCCTCTGGTAAGAAAACTGCTCTCTGGCTTCTGAAAATTATTACTGTAATAGGagacacagaaaaattataaaGCATCTGTTGAAATTTCAACTGTGAGGATAGTGACTTTCCATGTTTTTGAAAACTCTATTCTTTCAACACTCCTCCTGAACAAAGCAGAAGTATTTACTCTACTACAATTCAGGCACTTCTTTAAGTTTTTAAATTCTCTGCATTTCAGCCGACCATGTACCGAAAAGAAATGACACGATTATTTGTCAATTAATGTTTGGGATCTTAATTATTAAGAAAGATTTCAAAGATGCAATGAAATTAACACAAACTTGTTGTAAAAGACATCCCTAAAACTTCCTCTGgtggatttggaaaaaaaccCTCATAAGAGGCAGCTTCACAGCCACTTCTTTCAATTCTGCGCGCTGTCCTTCCGCCTGGGTGGAGTGCACGTCCTCCCGGGAGCTCACTGCCAAGACCTGCACTCCTGCCTGGCTTTATGATTGTAAATGTGTCATGAATGAGGACACTTTCAAACGACATCTAAAATGGGTCTGCGGCATTGACTCCAGCTCTGAAGAGCATACTAAAAAAGCATCCCAACACGGGGCGGGCGTGCACCGGGTCACATGGGAGGAGCACAAGCAGTTTGCAACACAGGACTGTGTGCGTAGGCACCCCTCTTCTTCTGTCCCGTCACGGGAGAGAAACTGGGAAGGGTTTGCAGACCAGCCCATCTGACGTGCAGACCCGCTTCCTGGCCCGTCTCTCGGCAGGTCGGGCAATCATCTTTCACGTTGTTCTGTTTGTGAAACAGCAGACTGCCAAGAAACCAAATCTAGGACAtgactttcttttcaaaaaatgtttggaCATCCGAATGCTGTGACGTACCTCATATGCTAAGACCAATGGGCTAATGTTACATGCCTAATGCTCAGAAATTAGTTGAAACTATGGCAACTGTACAGCACATACCTAAAAGGAAAAGGTATGCTTCGTGTTGAATAAATCGTAACCTTTAAACCCTGGCAAGTGCCTGAACCCAGTCTCTGTCCCTTCAGTTACTTCAAAAAATGCAATCTGGAGTCTTACTAATACACTCTTAGGAGTCTCCTGAACTTTTTCAAGAATAAAGCTCTGGAAGCTTCCCAGCTACCTTTTGAGAAGAGCTTGCAGATTCATGCTCCATCACGTTCTGTGATGGTTTAATACCTGACATTGCGCAGAGAGGAACTGAGGCTATTACTGAAATGTCACAATCTCTGTGGACTTGAAGAAGAGCCATAATCAAAAACAAGGTACACAGGATATTTGGGGATTGTCTGAGCTATCAATAGAATCAGAGTGACTCACCAGAAGGTCATTAGACTCTTCACTTCTGTATCAATCCTGGAGATAAAAACATGGTGGAGGAGTGAAACAAGCATGCAGCCAAAGATCAGGCAGTGAAGTGCTGCCCAGAATTCTGCACGGTGCTCTGTTTTAGAACTCACTTCTAAAAAACTGCACATCACCTCACAACCAGCCAATATATACAAAAATTTTTATCTACTTTCTTTCAGGTCCATGCCACGAGATCGCTTAGATGTGTTTCAAAGAACAGtttctattcttttctattcttgatgtttattttttcactttcagccTCCTACTGATGTGACATGTGACATCTGACAATTTCCAATGCCCTCATTCATTTCCACATGGTGCTTGAGCACTTTTTCCATTCACCCTTTTTTCTTACACCCTCCTGCAATTGACTCAAAGGACTGTATTATCGAGCTCGAAGTTCACCGATCATTGATTGCTGAAGGTTTAATTACTATGTAAAAAATGAGCAAACACCAAGTCTTTTAAATGTCAGCCAGACGGTTCCagcaccttcctccccatcccacctgctgCCAAGGATGTTAATGTTTTCAAACCTTCTAAAGGAGCCTGCCCGGTCTActtcaaaagctttaaaaactgcaaagtTCCTCTGACTTCTTCCAGTTGGTTAAAAGCTCTTGTGGAGGCCTATTAACTTTTTACAAATAGTTAAAACAAGCCTGAAAGCTTTCACAGCCAAACCTGACTGATCCATACTTAGTATTGTAATGCACAGCCTCAGGTGATGGCAtcaaaaaactttaaatatctCAATGTTACAACACATTATTATATGATGAACCACTGATCTATTAATCCAAACACCACAAGTCACAGCACTGCTAGCCAAAAACGAGGGCTGAACTCATTCAAGCTGTAGGAAACCGTGAAGTAAGGTCTACGGCAGCACACCAAATACCTCCTAGCTCTTCAGAAGCTACAATATTTTCAGAGAGATCCCGAAGTACTCTGcagagaatttttaaaaaaacaaacttctacAAAGAGTAATGTGAGCTGccaacaatattttaaagaaaaataagaacaactTCTGGCACTTAACATCTTTAATCTAAGAGCGCTAAGGAGCTTTATAAGCACTACTACCAGAATAGGTTTAAGTTTATTGTACCCATTTAGGGCAAGGAAGTTGGCACACTAGGTATCAACCAAGCGGTGAAGAAAATCTAAAGATTTCTCATGCCAACCACTTAGCTGTGCTTATTTTCACATTATGATAGTTCTAATAAGATCTGTGTAACTCCGGTCATGTGAATGCAGAGATTAAGTAGTATATTTTCTGTTACCCTCTATCATAATATTCAGTTTTCTACAGACACCTGGCAGTATCCAAGgaagaaagtatttaaataaaacataaatttatAAGCTATTCTATAGGAGCTTTAAACAACTCCATGCATGGGAAAATTAGCAGTCAAAggtggaaataaatattttgtgacaATGCGGTACTTCAAATAACTACTTAGGGTAAAAATTTTCAGCGAAATGTTTTTTAGTATCAACGTTTTGATGAAATCCATTGAACAGGTTTCAGGCCTTGCCTGGGGTAAACAGGAAGTTCATCTTCCACtgcttgtcatttttaattcccATGTGACAAGTTTTACAATACCTACATGATTAGGGCAGGagaaaattttgtatttgttatacccacaaacacaaaaaatggaTCAGAAGTAAACAATCatatttttccccaagaaagGAAACTGATTTGTCTTCTTTAACAATTTACtatcatatttatatatttatttatttccccctaAAGCTGTGTAACTATGAAGATGTCAATTTGTAAATACTCTAACATGAACAGCCACcaagagcagaaaaatcagttatttgaTCTAGGTGGCCTATTAACATGTCTCTGATTTTcagggatatatatatatatatatatgtatgtatgtatgtatgtatgtatgtatataaagcgtattacttctttaaaaacctctgtgaaaacactggggttattttttccactgaaaagcCAGTACCAGACTACCATCTTACTTACATGATGCAAGTAAAATATTCCTTGTTCAGTGGCCATGTTTCTATCAAACgcaaaaagaagaggaggaaatgctGTACTTACTTGTTAAAAAGGTTTAGTCCAATCCTATAATGGCGTTTCCTGATAATATCATTACTGAAGGCAGGGGAATCCCAGCTGTTACGAGTTTCTTTGTGGTATGTTTGTTTGCTCAAGGTTTGCTCCCTTAGACTGTCTCTAGAAGAAGATTCCGAGCTGCAATTTATTGTATCATTGGAGTTGGAAGTGCTGTTGATGCTGTCATTGTCTCCATCAGAATAATCAGACTCTGATTTGCTTTGCCTATTTGCTGTGCCATTAATAGCTAAATGACTATCGATAGGCCTAGGCCGGTGTCTTGCCTCCTGTTCCTCTCGGGATATAATCTTGGCAGGAATATTGTGAGGGATATGTTTTGGGCTTCCTTGCTGACTAGTGATTCCTCGGTCATATGCGTTTTGTCTCTTTAATGAACCCCTCTCTGAGCGATCGCTCAAGTCCACCGAGCTGTCGCTGGGCGGCTCTATAGTTAGTAATGGTAGGTGATCCATTCTCATCCTCTGCTCCTGACATTCCAGGGAAGGGGTGCTCCTGCAGCTCGTATCAGTGTCTATCTTATCGTCCTTGTGGGTCATGGACCAGTACTCTTGAGAAGAGTTCACTGAGCGGAGCCTCAAATCAGATTCTGTGCTAGATGGTCTGTCAGCTGTCTGGGAAAGGGGCAGGGGTGGAGATAACTCCTCCTCGTCGATATACAATGTAACATCACTATATGAAGCTGTCATCTCATCAAGCTTCCTGTGATCCACATTGTGGATTGCTGGTTTAGTCTGAGCACAGCTATCCCTTTCCAGTTCGCGACTTCTGACTTGATCTGGAGTCTGGACTTCATCAGAATGTAGACTACGGCAGTTCAGAGCATCATCAATGGACTCTGCGAGGGATTTCACTTGCCTGGAAAAAGCATCCTCCAGTTCCGTTATTGCATCAGCGAAATCAGTAGATGTTGCTGGAGACTTCATGGTAGCTGACTCTCCAAGGTCACCACATTCAGATTGTACCAGAGATCCCAGCTTTGACCCATCATTTGTAACAGaaacttgttttccttcaaaataagaGCTGTGGACTTTCTCAGGTCCTTCAAAGGAAAACTGCATTCTCATATTGGACAGTACAATGCGTCTTGACATACGATTTTCAGACATAGAACTTCTAAGACGCTCAAAATTTTTGTTCATCTGATACTGGCGAAAAGCTGTTTGTATGGTACGAGCAGCATGTCTAGTTATGAGACGGCCTCCATATTTCCGTTCTAGCATTTCCACCTGTGAAAGGGTGAACACAGCTTACTTTTAACTTGATGCATGTTACAACAAGGTAAATGCCTTTAaagtataataaatatatatattgaactTTAATTTTCAGGAATTTTTCATAGTGCATACTGGTTTTGAAAGTAAAAGCTCAAAGCTCCAGATGAACCACTGCACAAATAATGAACCAAACATTTGCACcataaaaatacagacaaaaacatAGCTCTGTGAACTCTGTCATATAAAACTAAGGTGCTAGCAACTCGTCTGTGTGTTTAAGTGTTGGTTTTCACATATTAGCATCGGCATGCCCATGTCAAAGCAGACAAGATAGCACACTGATGCAGCGTAATGCAGTCATTTGTTCTTAGTAGAGAGAGCTGTTCTGAAAGTGAAATATGGGTACACTGCAAATAGTCATATTTTGGGAGCAAATTCTAAAAGTGGCTGTCACTGTTCCAGGCATGTATCATGTTCTACATGAATAAAAAAACATGTAGCAGAGTTTCACTCAGGCCTGATATCAAAGCAAAACTGAGCCTCTGAGGCCGGACACATCCAGAGAAGTTGCTCTGAGAAAACATCCACATCTGCAGCCTTCCTCAAAccaagaacatatttttcagactttctaAAGACAAGttcaaatctattttcattCTCATAATTACACTCAGAGTTGCCAGTGTTTCCAATTAACagaataaatatgcaaaataaatacattataaatGCTATCAATTTAACCTGAAAATGACATGTCAATGCTTTTGGAATACTCGTTAGAAATTTTCAGACCTTTCCTTCCACACTATGAAAAGCatcactcatttaaaaaaaccCACTGAATTAGATTAATAACTAgctttaattacatttttcccaATACTTAATTACTGTTCCCCTGATTAGTCTTTGCTGGATCCATATTATTCACAAACACAAAACGTCCATGACAAAACAATATGTTTACTACCACCCATACAAACACCAGTCTTCTAACAGTGCTTTTGTGCATGTCCAGGCAATTTTCACATATTCATCCAATGAATCAAAagtcctttttcctctctcaaaaATCCAGGTACCCTTCTATCATTAGACATAATTCTTTAATTACTCATCTACATGCTGGTGCACACaaatcccctccctgccacatGCTTCAGAGATCTCTCCAATTAATTGTTAAGTTCAGATATTGATGTGCAGAGCAGCATCATCCTCCTTCTGTGGGAGGAACTAAATgctactaaaaatattttctagtccATGGTCTAGCATTCAGGAATTGttggaaaagtatttctttcagtGCTATTGACAGGTTCAGCAGTTCCCACTCCCCTGCCACATTAAAGATTATCTTCTTTTTGGcttggttgtttttaaatgcagatcacttatattttgttgttgttctagcTGCAAAAATTATAACGCACGATTATTAGCATAACTGAGGAGGGCAACTGCCCCAATGGGCACACATCAGGATTACTGCTGAGGAACTGCTCTTCTGACCGCAAACTACCTTCTTTTAACTGAATTCAAAAAGCTGGGACTGATCTCTGAGCTAGGATTCTGAACATCTCTGAAAATTTATCTCTAAtgtgtctttaaaatatatttagccTTTCACCCCAAATGGAAGTTATATTACCTGTTGCACATGTCTAAGAGGCTATGAGGTTATTTGGAAGGAATtctgaaggtgaaaaaaaatgactaagaACTTCTATCACAACCCTGCCACTCCCAACACACATTTGCTACTAGTTCTATCCATAGAATACATTAGGTCAAgtgtgtttaaataaatgtaaaaaaatattttgctggactaatcacagaacaaatgatgaaaattaataaaaattaaaaaaatgaattatctgGACATTATTCTTGTAAGTAGGTTGTTGTCATTCAGGTTTGCACAGAAAATGACATCATCATTGACTGTCATGAATTAGGGGAGGGTTGGTGGgaattttaattgcaattatTTTGGAACTTGCCTACATGATTTACCAGACCAGTGATTGATATTTCTAATAAATTCTAATGCACATTTAGTGCACGTTGCTTTTAGGTAAAGCCTTagacattttcttaaatagctTAAGTATCTTCTGAGATTTCACTGagagcattttcaaaagcagtaagCAACTCTTAGGTAGCAAGCTTCCTTTATGTATTATTGTCACTTTTACATTCTGTGGGAGACCCTggacaaatacaaaacaacatCTGCAGTCCTCATTCTCTGTCATACTGGCATAAAAGGACACATGGAATTAACCTCTGCGGAATATCTGCAGTGCAGGACACCTCTTTAGTAAGCCTAGCGCTCTGTATTAATCCCTCAGGCAACATCTAGCATAAAACTGCCAAGGGTAGAAAAGAAAGTAACATTTTAGAACTTACAAGGAGATCAAATTTAATACCAGAGCTGGCATAAGCTAGATCAAGAATTAGGAACTTGGTATGTGCCCAGTTTGATACAGAATTAGGTGAGCATAAAGGCTAACCTAAAGTCCTAGTTGCTATCCCAAATACTGGCTTCAACTTTAAGTCAGAGCTTGAGCTTTGATCTTCCCGGCCTCTCTGGACAACACTATATGCCTCTCCAACCTGAAATTTTAGAACAACAAACAgattgcaaatgaaaattagCCTCTATAAATTTCACTAACTATGAATCAGTGGTCAAAAATCGGGAGTAGTCTGCTTCCTGCAGAATCTGCAGAATTTTGCCTGCTTTCACATTGTCCATCTTAACATACAAGTTGGAGGGACTATGCACTATACCACGATGATTCACACCACATAAAATATTGTGAGACAAGAGAAAtctaacaaaaaaacaaacatatgcaTTGGTGCCTTGGCTGTTGTTCATCTATCAGTAAAATCCAGTGCATCCTTACACTAGTAAGGTATTACAGCATTGATTTCAACTGTTAGATGTGGAAATCAAATGTTGAATATGGAAAATACACGACAATAAACATCTTTCAAATAGGACTACATTCAGAATAAAGCTTAAAAGGAATGACTGAGGCTGACTGACATTAATGTATTGCAGAAACGCTTTGAATATTTACATAGCCTGCATCTAGTTCT is a window encoding:
- the IQSEC1 gene encoding IQ motif and SEC7 domain-containing protein 1 isoform X12 — encoded protein: MLERKYGGRLITRHAARTIQTAFRQYQMNKNFERLRSSMSENRMSRRIVLSNMRMQFSFEGPEKVHSSYFEGKQVSVTNDGSKLGSLVQSECGDLGESATMKSPATSTDFADAITELEDAFSRQVKSLAESIDDALNCRSLHSDEVQTPDQVRSRELERDSCAQTKPAIHNVDHRKLDEMTASYSDVTLYIDEEELSPPLPLSQTADRPSSTESDLRLRSVNSSQEYWSMTHKDDKIDTDTSCRSTPSLECQEQRMRMDHLPLLTIEPPSDSSVDLSDRSERGSLKRQNAYDRGITSQQGSPKHIPHNIPAKIISREEQEARHRPRPIDSHLAINGTANRQSKSESDYSDGDNDSINSTSNSNDTINCSSESSSRDSLREQTLSKQTYHKETRNSWDSPAFSNDIIRKRHYRIGLNLFNKKPEKGVQYLIERGFVPDTPVGVAHFLLQRKGLSRQMIGEFLGNRQKQFNRDVLDCVVDEMDFSTMELDEALRKFQAHIRVQGEAQKVERLIEAFSQRYCICNPGVVRQFRNPDTIFILAFAIILLNTDMYSPNVKPERKMKLEDFVKNLRGVDDGEDIPREMLIGIYERIRKRELKTNEDHVSQVQKVEKLIVGKKPIGSLHHGLGCVLSLPHRRLVCYCRLFEVPDPNKPQKLGLHQREIFLFNDLLVVTKIFQKKKNSVTYSFRQSFSLYGMQVLLFENQYYPNGIRLTSAVPGADIKVLINFNAPNPQDRKKFTDDLRESIAEVQEMEKHRIESELEKQKGVVRPSMSQCSSLKKDSGNGTLNRACLDDSYATGEGLKRSALSSSLRDLSEAGVHH